In one Candidatus Pelagibacter sp. HTCC7211 genomic region, the following are encoded:
- the glaH gene encoding glutarate dioxygenase GlaH, translating to MQKITGIDIQEHDHSNRIVKISLENDIIDKLIFPFNKFDLTALELKPFTRFTLAKSLDDLTNNKLSDLMNSIIRDRSTGCFIIGPKNITTKINDTFLVKLSTAIAHLIGVPNHDAMTGKYYARFHVKHEDTSDSYLRKAYRNMDLHTDGTYVKDVTDWLIMTKIDEQNVEGGETAMLHLDDWEHCFDLYNDPIGKQKFVWGSPKSKNIDYKVEHPVFSSDGEGRPTISYIDQFPEPQNMEQGNFLQRLSDGLEESKNKIITKLPVGYSVIANNYFWLHGRKPFKENKELSRELLRIRGSFFVN from the coding sequence ATGCAAAAAATTACGGGTATAGATATTCAAGAGCATGATCATTCAAATAGGATCGTTAAGATTAGTTTAGAAAATGATATTATAGATAAATTAATTTTTCCTTTTAATAAATTTGATTTAACAGCATTAGAACTCAAACCATTTACAAGATTTACTTTAGCTAAAAGTTTAGATGATTTAACAAACAATAAATTAAGTGATTTGATGAATTCAATCATTAGAGATAGATCGACAGGTTGTTTTATCATAGGACCAAAAAACATAACTACAAAAATTAATGATACATTTTTAGTTAAGTTGTCAACTGCAATCGCTCATCTTATAGGTGTGCCAAATCATGATGCCATGACTGGAAAATATTACGCTCGTTTTCACGTAAAACATGAAGATACTAGCGACTCATATTTGAGAAAAGCTTATAGAAATATGGATCTTCACACAGATGGAACATATGTCAAAGATGTTACTGATTGGTTAATTATGACTAAAATTGATGAACAAAATGTAGAAGGTGGAGAGACTGCAATGTTACACCTTGATGACTGGGAACATTGTTTCGATTTATATAATGATCCCATAGGAAAACAAAAGTTTGTTTGGGGATCACCAAAAAGTAAAAATATTGATTATAAAGTTGAACACCCAGTTTTTTCGTCAGATGGAGAGGGAAGACCAACAATTTCATACATAGATCAATTTCCTGAACCACAAAATATGGAACAAGGAAATTTTTTGCAGAGATTATCTGATGGATTAGAGGAGAGTAAAAATAAAATAATTACAAAATTACCTGTTGGTTACTCTGTGATCGCAAATAATTATTTCTGGCTTCATGGTAGAAAACCTTTCAAAGAAAATAAGGAATTAAGTAGAGAATTACTAAGAATTAGAGGTTCTTTTTTTGTTAATTAA
- a CDS encoding ABC transporter ATP-binding protein, which produces MSENILEISNLSKYFGGIAAVSDCSLNVKRGSITGIIGPNGSGKTTLFNLIAGNLKSSNGYVTFDEENITDVPSYELFSKGLLRTFQIAHEFTNLSVLENLMMVPGNQSGEKIMTALFKPGLVAQEEAVIKDKAKEVVNFLNLGHLSNELAGNLSGGQKKLLELGRTMMVDAKLVLLDEVGAGVNRTLLKDLGTAIEKLNREKGYTFCMIEHDMDFIGRLCDPVIVMAEGSVLFEGSVEEAKKDEKVIESYLGRGSKLKDTK; this is translated from the coding sequence ATGTCTGAAAATATTTTAGAGATTAGTAATTTGTCGAAATATTTTGGAGGTATTGCTGCTGTATCTGATTGTTCTTTAAATGTTAAACGAGGAAGTATTACAGGAATAATTGGACCTAACGGATCAGGTAAGACGACATTATTTAATTTAATTGCTGGAAATTTAAAATCTTCAAATGGATATGTTACTTTTGACGAAGAAAATATAACTGATGTTCCATCATATGAATTATTTTCAAAAGGACTTTTAAGAACTTTTCAAATTGCTCACGAATTTACCAATTTATCTGTTTTAGAAAATCTGATGATGGTTCCTGGAAATCAATCAGGAGAAAAAATAATGACAGCATTGTTTAAACCTGGCCTGGTAGCTCAAGAAGAAGCTGTGATTAAAGACAAAGCAAAAGAAGTAGTCAATTTTTTGAATTTAGGACATTTATCAAATGAATTAGCTGGAAATCTATCTGGCGGACAGAAAAAATTGTTAGAACTTGGAAGAACGATGATGGTAGATGCAAAACTTGTGCTACTTGATGAGGTTGGTGCTGGAGTAAATAGAACTTTATTAAAAGATCTTGGTACTGCGATTGAAAAGCTAAATAGGGAGAAGGGCTATACTTTTTGTATGATTGAGCATGATATGGATTTTATTGGTAGATTGTGTGATCCAGTAATAGTAATGGCTGAAGGATCAGTTTTATTTGAAGGATCAGTTGAAGAAGCAAAAAAGGATGAAAAGGTAATTGAAAGTTATCTTGGAAGAGGCTCCAAACTTAAGGATACAAAGTAA
- a CDS encoding branched-chain amino acid ABC transporter permease: MMGLIILVGLFQSWNIALSIFNLCLISAVMTMGANIQWGYAGLINFGIMGYTALGGLAAVLISVDPVQEAWSAGGFDILMSLWLIVVMVLVVRFILKRFEKSKVRTYSIAAIIISGILLIRFSAEPGIEAIEAVDPAKTGFLGGFGLPILFSWIVGAFFAGGLAFIVGKVALGLRADYLAIATLLISEIVIAIIKHEDWLTRGVKNVIGLKRPAPYEVNLQTTDWFINLVEKFNSGKLEIISNLSDRQSALNQLVIEGSSVFVKLCYSGLFLTVVIILLILTQKALYSPWGRMMRAIRDNEEAANAMGKNVVKQHLLIFILGSAIVGIAGAMLVTQDGLFTPGSYRPMRYTFLIWVMVIVGGSGNNFGAILGGFVVWFLWIEAAPIALFLINFFTAGISETNALKAHLIESVPYFRFLMMGLGLLLIMRYRPKGILPEKIEIK, encoded by the coding sequence ATGATGGGCTTAATTATCTTAGTGGGATTATTTCAATCTTGGAATATTGCATTATCTATTTTTAATCTTTGCTTAATTTCTGCAGTAATGACAATGGGAGCTAATATTCAATGGGGTTATGCAGGACTAATTAACTTTGGAATTATGGGATATACAGCATTAGGCGGTCTTGCAGCAGTATTAATATCTGTCGATCCTGTACAAGAGGCATGGAGCGCTGGTGGTTTTGATATTTTAATGAGCTTATGGCTAATAGTAGTTATGGTCTTAGTTGTCAGATTTATTTTAAAAAGATTTGAAAAATCTAAAGTGAGAACTTATAGCATCGCGGCAATAATAATTTCGGGTATATTGCTTATTAGATTTTCTGCAGAACCAGGCATTGAAGCTATTGAAGCTGTTGATCCTGCTAAAACAGGTTTTTTAGGTGGATTTGGATTACCTATTTTATTTTCTTGGATTGTTGGAGCATTCTTTGCTGGAGGATTAGCTTTTATTGTTGGGAAAGTAGCGTTGGGTCTTAGAGCTGATTACTTGGCAATTGCTACACTTCTTATTTCAGAAATTGTAATCGCTATAATTAAACACGAAGATTGGCTTACAAGAGGCGTTAAAAATGTAATTGGTTTAAAAAGGCCGGCTCCATATGAAGTTAATCTACAAACGACAGATTGGTTTATAAATTTAGTTGAAAAATTTAATTCTGGAAAATTAGAAATAATTTCCAATTTATCAGATCGGCAATCAGCATTAAATCAGCTTGTTATCGAAGGCTCATCAGTATTTGTAAAATTATGTTACTCAGGTTTATTCTTAACAGTGGTTATAATTCTTTTAATTTTAACTCAGAAAGCACTTTATTCTCCTTGGGGAAGAATGATGAGAGCAATAAGAGATAATGAGGAAGCAGCAAACGCTATGGGAAAAAATGTAGTTAAACAACATTTATTAATTTTTATTTTAGGATCTGCAATAGTTGGAATTGCTGGCGCGATGTTAGTTACTCAGGATGGCTTGTTTACTCCTGGAAGTTATAGACCTATGAGATATACATTTCTTATATGGGTAATGGTAATTGTTGGTGGAAGCGGGAACAATTTTGGTGCTATTTTAGGAGGTTTTGTAGTTTGGTTCTTATGGATTGAAGCTGCTCCAATTGCATTATTCTTAATTAATTTTTTTACAGCAGGTATTTCAGAAACAAACGCTCTTAAAGCTCATTTAATTGAAAGCGTGCCTTACTTTAGATTCTTAATGATGGGCCTTGGATTATTATTAATTATGAGGTATCGACCAAAAGGTATACTTCCTGAAAAAATAGAAATAAAATAA
- a CDS encoding pyrroline-5-carboxylate reductase, with protein MILGFIGTGKIAASVITGICKSNISFKKIIISLRNKKIAQGLKRKFKKIVIAKDNQQIVDQSNWVFLSVTPIVGEKIIKDLKFKSKQTVVSFISTITLSQLKKAINKKVSIVRAIPLPPIALKKGPVPICPPNPKVKAFFNKLGTTVEIKNEKSSINFWSTSGMMAPFYEVLRVMTDWLVKRGVKRSNAQKYITSLFLALSEDAVVNSKKNLKNLVKDSQTPKGLNEQGVKELTKAGFYKSLEKTLDSIHRRLNK; from the coding sequence ATGATTTTAGGTTTTATTGGTACAGGAAAAATTGCTGCTTCAGTGATTACTGGAATATGTAAATCAAATATTTCTTTCAAAAAAATAATTATTTCACTAAGAAATAAAAAAATAGCACAAGGTTTAAAAAGAAAGTTTAAAAAAATAGTTATCGCTAAAGATAACCAACAAATTGTAGATCAGTCTAATTGGGTATTTTTATCTGTTACACCAATTGTTGGTGAAAAAATTATAAAAGATTTAAAATTTAAATCCAAACAAACTGTTGTTAGCTTTATTTCAACTATAACTTTGTCTCAATTAAAAAAAGCAATTAACAAAAAAGTATCAATTGTTAGAGCAATACCTCTTCCTCCAATTGCATTAAAGAAAGGTCCGGTACCTATTTGCCCTCCTAATCCAAAAGTAAAAGCATTTTTTAATAAGCTTGGAACAACAGTCGAAATTAAAAATGAAAAATCTTCAATAAATTTTTGGTCAACTTCTGGAATGATGGCACCTTTTTATGAGGTGTTGAGAGTTATGACTGATTGGCTAGTAAAAAGAGGAGTAAAAAGAAGTAATGCTCAAAAATATATTACCTCTCTGTTTTTAGCATTATCTGAAGATGCTGTGGTAAATTCAAAAAAAAACTTAAAAAATTTAGTTAAAGATTCTCAAACGCCAAAAGGATTGAATGAACAAGGTGTGAAGGAATTAACTAAAGCAGGTTTTTATAAATCCCTTGAAAAAACTTTAGACAGTATTCATCGAAGATTAAATAAATAA
- a CDS encoding sulfite exporter TauE/SafE family protein — MSFTVFIASIIRGFNGFGFSATCISGFSFILPALEVVPIILILEIFISIFMAPYIWNKIDWNFFFKLLIGITIGSPIGLYLLKYLSPQTTHLYVCVIIIFFSLLLMKGYSNQKINNDGSKIFTGIISGTLNGLTTLGGMPVALFLLVTSIQPAVIRGSLAALFFLTDVYAFVLSFLGGIVDMITIYRTLPLIIILPIGVYIGDKFFVKSKEALYRKVVFNFLIIISIFGILRITGSI; from the coding sequence ATAAGTTTTACTGTTTTTATAGCTTCGATAATAAGGGGGTTTAATGGATTTGGATTTTCAGCAACTTGTATTTCTGGATTTTCTTTTATTCTTCCTGCATTAGAGGTAGTACCGATTATATTAATTCTCGAGATTTTCATAAGTATTTTTATGGCACCTTATATTTGGAACAAAATAGACTGGAACTTTTTTTTTAAACTATTGATAGGGATTACAATTGGTTCACCAATTGGATTATATTTATTAAAATACTTATCACCACAAACAACTCATTTGTATGTATGTGTAATAATTATATTTTTTTCTTTATTATTAATGAAAGGCTACTCAAATCAAAAAATTAATAATGATGGCTCAAAAATTTTTACAGGAATAATTTCTGGAACCTTAAATGGATTAACAACATTAGGTGGAATGCCTGTTGCACTATTTTTATTGGTTACCAGTATACAACCAGCCGTAATTAGAGGGTCTTTAGCAGCACTATTTTTTTTAACAGATGTATATGCTTTTGTTTTAAGCTTTTTGGGAGGGATTGTAGATATGATAACAATTTATAGAACTCTTCCATTGATAATAATTTTACCAATTGGAGTTTATATTGGAGATAAATTTTTTGTTAAAAGCAAAGAAGCTCTTTATAGAAAAGTAGTGTTTAATTTTTTAATAATAATATCAATTTTTGGTATTTTAAGAATTACAGGAAGTATTTAA
- a CDS encoding AzlD domain-containing protein, with the protein MSANIVYAILVTSLATFLSRFLGAITSEGIKETSKLFKWFNCLAYATLAALIARTIIFPAGILIDASYSSRLLVVLLSLFVFFISKKNFVYPTIFSAFCMAIINNYI; encoded by the coding sequence GTGTCAGCTAATATAGTATATGCAATCCTGGTAACTTCTTTAGCAACATTTTTATCTAGATTTTTGGGTGCTATTACATCTGAGGGCATAAAAGAAACCTCAAAACTTTTTAAATGGTTTAATTGTTTAGCCTACGCAACCTTGGCAGCATTAATAGCAAGAACTATAATTTTTCCTGCTGGTATTTTAATAGATGCAAGTTATTCCAGTAGATTACTTGTTGTATTGTTATCTTTGTTTGTTTTTTTCATTTCAAAGAAAAACTTTGTTTATCCTACAATTTTCTCTGCTTTTTGTATGGCTATTATTAATAATTATATCTAA
- a CDS encoding MFS transporter: MNKNLWLLILSQIFAFTAAPVTVFLSGIIGSQFSPIKSLATLPMALSIVGIAIFAFFAAKIMSIIGRRAGFILASVGSSLASLMASYSIIIESFLLFNLGCFLLGAGVAFSHQYRFAAVETVDKDMAPKAISIILLAGIGSAFIGPNLANISKEIILDHLYAGSYVALAILTLSSTIFLLFYEDNHRPNNLIKKNTRSYFELITQPRFLQALIASSFAYAVMSFLMTATPISMHVMEKISLAKTGLVIQLHIAAMFLPSLITGNLIKKFGHSKIMYLGVLLFLITILTSLFEQNFKNYLIALIFLGFGWNFLFISGTSLLVLSYKEEEKFKAQGFNDLIVYTVQAIASLSAGIFISLTSWKTMNLVCIIFLIIIVISTFRADLKQRI; the protein is encoded by the coding sequence ATGAATAAAAATCTTTGGCTGCTGATTTTAAGTCAGATTTTTGCTTTTACCGCTGCACCAGTCACAGTATTTTTAAGTGGAATTATTGGATCTCAATTCAGTCCTATTAAATCTTTAGCAACTTTGCCAATGGCATTATCGATTGTAGGTATTGCGATCTTTGCATTTTTTGCCGCAAAGATTATGAGTATTATTGGAAGAAGAGCAGGTTTTATTCTTGCTTCAGTTGGAAGTTCTCTAGCATCATTAATGGCATCATACTCAATAATTATTGAAAGTTTTTTATTATTTAATTTAGGATGTTTCTTACTTGGAGCAGGAGTAGCTTTTAGTCATCAATATCGTTTTGCTGCAGTTGAAACTGTAGATAAAGATATGGCCCCAAAAGCTATATCAATAATATTATTAGCAGGGATTGGTTCAGCTTTTATAGGTCCAAATTTAGCAAATATTTCAAAAGAGATTATCTTAGATCATTTGTATGCAGGTTCATATGTTGCACTTGCAATATTGACATTATCTTCAACAATTTTTTTATTATTTTATGAGGATAATCATAGACCAAATAATTTAATTAAAAAAAATACACGAAGTTATTTTGAATTAATTACACAACCAAGATTTTTACAAGCATTAATAGCATCATCTTTTGCTTATGCGGTGATGTCATTTTTGATGACAGCTACACCCATAAGCATGCATGTAATGGAAAAAATTAGTTTGGCAAAAACTGGATTAGTTATTCAGCTACATATTGCGGCAATGTTTTTACCTTCATTAATCACAGGAAATTTGATCAAAAAATTTGGACATAGCAAAATAATGTATTTAGGTGTTCTTTTGTTTTTAATAACAATTTTGACAAGTTTATTTGAGCAAAATTTTAAAAATTATTTAATAGCATTAATCTTTTTAGGATTTGGTTGGAATTTTTTATTTATATCAGGAACAAGTTTATTAGTTTTATCTTACAAAGAAGAAGAAAAGTTTAAAGCTCAAGGCTTTAATGATCTTATTGTTTACACAGTTCAAGCAATAGCAAGTTTATCAGCTGGCATATTTATTAGCCTAACTAGTTGGAAAACAATGAATTTAGTTTGTATTATTTTTTTAATAATTATTGTTATTTCCACTTTTAGAGCAGATTTAAAACAAAGAATTTAA
- a CDS encoding branched-chain amino acid ABC transporter permease, with amino-acid sequence MDILNAIILLLNYIFIPALTYGSQLALGAIFVTLIYGILRFANFATGDMMSFGTMITILFTWYFQSLGISLGILPTALLAIPFAIIFMILYMFSIDKFVFKYYRTNKSPPVQLAMVSIGVMFVTQAVVRIIIGPSDRRFFDGEKFIIKAREFKEMTGLNEGLALKSTQVLTIFVTIVLVSLLFWFLNKTKTGKSMKAYSDNEDLALLSGIDPKKIVMITWIIAGILATIGGALYGLDKSFKPFTYFNNMLPIFAAAIVGGIGNPFGAFLGGYVIAFSEIFLTYAYKKFFMYMLPESMEPESLVQLLSTDYKFAVSFSILVIVLLYRPSGIFKGKVL; translated from the coding sequence ATGGATATATTAAACGCAATAATACTTTTACTTAATTATATTTTTATTCCAGCCCTAACCTATGGATCTCAATTAGCCCTTGGTGCAATTTTTGTAACATTAATTTATGGTATCTTAAGATTTGCTAATTTTGCTACTGGAGACATGATGTCATTTGGTACAATGATTACTATTTTGTTTACATGGTATTTCCAATCTTTAGGAATTTCACTTGGTATTCTACCTACAGCACTATTAGCCATTCCTTTTGCGATTATTTTCATGATTTTATACATGTTCAGTATTGATAAATTTGTGTTTAAATATTATCGAACAAACAAAAGTCCACCTGTTCAACTGGCAATGGTAAGTATTGGGGTTATGTTTGTCACTCAAGCAGTTGTAAGAATTATTATTGGTCCATCAGATAGAAGATTTTTTGATGGAGAAAAATTTATTATTAAAGCACGTGAGTTTAAAGAGATGACAGGTTTAAACGAAGGTCTTGCATTAAAATCAACTCAAGTGCTAACAATATTTGTTACAATAGTATTAGTTTCTTTGTTATTTTGGTTTTTAAACAAAACGAAGACAGGAAAAAGCATGAAGGCATATTCTGATAATGAAGATTTGGCACTTCTTTCAGGCATAGATCCAAAGAAAATTGTTATGATTACGTGGATAATTGCTGGAATTTTAGCAACTATTGGTGGTGCTTTATATGGTTTAGATAAAAGTTTTAAACCATTTACATACTTTAACAATATGCTTCCTATTTTTGCTGCTGCAATCGTTGGAGGTATTGGAAACCCTTTTGGAGCATTTTTGGGAGGATATGTTATTGCTTTTTCAGAAATATTTTTAACTTACGCTTACAAAAAATTTTTTATGTATATGTTGCCAGAGAGTATGGAGCCTGAAAGTTTAGTTCAACTTTTATCAACAGACTATAAGTTTGCAGTATCATTTTCGATACTTGTTATTGTTCTACTCTATAGACCCTCTGGAATATTTAAAGGGAAAGTATTGTGA
- a CDS encoding ABC transporter ATP-binding protein codes for MAYFEGIEMTGGYGNGPDIINSCSVDVNKGEIVSILGPNGAGKSTAMKAMLGLLNLKSGSVKIDGKDISKLSPQDRVKEGISFVPQTKNVFAGMTVEENLEMGAFLVNDDVKNIIEEIYELFPVLKEKRNQFVGELSGGQRQQVALGRALMIKPTVLMLDEPTAGVSPIVMDELFDHIIKVKRTNVAILMVEQNAKQALNISDRGYVLVTGENRYSGTGNELLNDPRVRSSFLGG; via the coding sequence ATGGCATATTTTGAAGGAATTGAAATGACAGGTGGTTATGGAAATGGACCTGATATCATTAATTCATGTTCAGTAGACGTAAATAAAGGTGAAATAGTTTCTATACTAGGTCCAAATGGAGCTGGAAAATCTACAGCTATGAAAGCTATGCTTGGTTTACTTAATTTAAAATCTGGATCAGTAAAAATTGACGGAAAAGATATTTCAAAATTATCTCCACAAGATAGAGTTAAAGAGGGTATTTCATTCGTTCCTCAAACAAAAAATGTATTTGCTGGTATGACAGTTGAAGAAAATTTAGAAATGGGTGCATTCCTAGTTAATGATGACGTAAAAAATATTATTGAGGAAATTTATGAGCTATTTCCGGTTTTAAAAGAAAAAAGAAATCAGTTTGTTGGAGAATTGTCAGGTGGTCAGAGACAACAAGTTGCTCTTGGAAGAGCTTTAATGATTAAACCAACTGTTTTAATGTTAGATGAACCTACGGCAGGTGTTTCCCCAATAGTAATGGATGAATTGTTTGACCATATTATTAAAGTAAAAAGAACCAATGTTGCAATCTTAATGGTTGAGCAAAATGCAAAACAAGCATTAAATATTTCTGATAGAGGTTATGTTTTAGTAACTGGAGAAAATCGATATTCAGGAACAGGAAATGAATTATTAAACGATCCAAGAGTTAGAAGCTCATTCTTAGGCGGGTAG
- a CDS encoding ABC transporter substrate-binding protein, whose translation MRKLFIAVFMFVSSFGSNVMADGHSIKMGIILGFTGPIESLTPAMAASAELAFKEASDSGSLLGGKKIEPVRADSTCVDSAAATSAAEGLISGGVAAIMGADCSGVTGAIASNVAVPNGVVMISPSATSPGLTTLDDNGYFFRTAPSDARGGQILADITKDRKVKSVAITYTNNDYGKGLADVYEAAVKAHGIKVTTVTAHEDGKADYSSEVATLASAGGDAVAVIGYLDQGGKGIIQASLDSGAFDRFILSDGMIGQSLVDAFGKDLSKSFGSMPGSTGKGAGVFAEVAKAGGIDSSGPYTGESYDAAALIVLAMQAGNSADRASIAKNVMDVANEPGTKIYPGQLKKGLDLLAKGKKINYEGATGVTFTSVGEAEGSFLEQEVKGGKFKTKKQR comes from the coding sequence ATGAGAAAACTATTTATCGCCGTATTTATGTTTGTATCAAGCTTTGGTTCAAATGTAATGGCAGACGGACATTCGATTAAAATGGGGATTATTTTAGGATTTACGGGTCCTATTGAATCTCTAACTCCTGCTATGGCTGCATCTGCAGAGCTTGCTTTTAAAGAGGCCTCTGATTCAGGTTCGCTATTAGGTGGAAAAAAAATTGAGCCAGTAAGAGCAGACTCAACTTGTGTAGACTCAGCGGCAGCAACTTCAGCAGCTGAAGGACTAATTTCAGGTGGTGTAGCTGCAATTATGGGGGCAGATTGTTCAGGTGTAACTGGTGCAATAGCATCAAATGTTGCTGTACCAAATGGTGTAGTGATGATTTCACCATCAGCAACTTCTCCAGGTTTAACAACTTTAGATGATAATGGGTATTTCTTTAGAACTGCACCATCAGATGCTAGAGGTGGTCAAATCTTAGCTGATATAACAAAAGACAGAAAAGTTAAAAGTGTAGCAATAACTTACACAAATAATGACTATGGAAAAGGTTTAGCTGATGTATATGAAGCAGCAGTTAAAGCTCACGGTATTAAAGTTACAACAGTAACTGCTCACGAAGATGGAAAAGCTGATTATTCATCTGAGGTAGCAACACTTGCTTCAGCAGGTGGTGATGCAGTAGCAGTAATTGGTTACCTTGATCAAGGAGGAAAAGGAATTATTCAAGCCTCTTTAGACTCAGGTGCATTTGATAGATTTATTTTATCAGATGGAATGATCGGTCAATCTTTGGTTGATGCATTTGGAAAAGATTTAAGCAAATCTTTTGGTTCTATGCCTGGTTCAACTGGAAAAGGTGCTGGTGTGTTTGCTGAAGTAGCTAAAGCTGGTGGAATAGATTCATCTGGTCCTTACACTGGAGAATCATATGATGCTGCTGCTTTAATAGTTTTAGCGATGCAAGCTGGTAATTCAGCAGATAGAGCATCTATTGCAAAAAATGTAATGGATGTTGCTAATGAGCCTGGAACTAAAATTTATCCAGGTCAACTAAAAAAAGGTTTAGACTTACTTGCCAAAGGTAAAAAGATTAACTACGAGGGAGCAACTGGTGTTACATTTACTAGTGTTGGTGAAGCCGAAGGTTCTTTCTTAGAGCAAGAAGTAAAAGGTGGAAAGTTTAAAACTAAAAAACAAAGATAA
- a CDS encoding AzlC family ABC transporter permease, translated as MIKKSFFLKGYSSIFTHDSPAIALTCCFVAIGALFKNLGFNIQESIFSTVLTYALPGSLVMAESMLIGASLLNIFLAVWFVNARLYPMAVSLFPLMMHKSQPKWKYYFSCHFIAVSAWLIMKSNYKQIPKKYRIDYWIGIGSATVSVSVIGTFLGFSLSEYLNKDMMMGLAILNPVYFLCMMVGASKNIPITLSVLLGIILGPIIYLFSPEWSILLAGVIGGTIAYLVGEHSVS; from the coding sequence ATGATTAAGAAAAGTTTTTTCTTAAAAGGATATAGCTCAATATTTACTCATGACAGTCCAGCAATAGCTCTCACTTGTTGTTTTGTAGCTATTGGAGCTCTTTTTAAAAATTTAGGTTTTAACATTCAGGAGAGTATTTTTTCAACTGTTTTAACTTATGCTTTGCCTGGCTCATTAGTTATGGCTGAGTCCATGTTAATTGGAGCATCCTTATTAAATATTTTTTTAGCGGTTTGGTTTGTTAATGCAAGACTTTACCCTATGGCTGTATCTTTATTTCCTTTAATGATGCACAAAAGTCAACCTAAGTGGAAATACTACTTTTCTTGTCATTTTATTGCTGTTTCTGCTTGGCTGATCATGAAAAGTAATTACAAACAAATTCCAAAAAAATACAGAATTGATTACTGGATTGGCATTGGAAGTGCAACAGTAAGTGTATCAGTTATTGGCACATTTTTGGGTTTTTCTTTATCAGAGTATTTGAATAAAGATATGATGATGGGATTAGCAATTCTTAATCCAGTTTATTTTTTATGCATGATGGTTGGGGCATCAAAAAATATACCAATAACTCTATCAGTTTTGCTTGGAATTATATTAGGACCAATTATATATTTATTTTCACCCGAGTGGTCAATTTTATTGGCAGGTGTGATTGGTGGAACTATAGCTTACCTAGTTGGAGAGCACAGTGTCAGCTAA
- a CDS encoding ABC transporter ATP-binding protein, which produces MANQYEVLGKAPTPEDLKKLSPEEIHLTINNLNAGYGKMEILHNFDLFVNKAQSLCLIGPNGAGKSTILHSIYGFTNIFSGQIEIEGKEITNLTPAEKLKSVGIAYILQDNSVFPDMTVEENLLMGGYIKEKTDESYQEAERIFQKYERLRNRRNQPAKVLSGGERRLLEISRALVMKPSVLLVDEPSIGLEPRYIDMVFEILRDLQENEKKTIILVEQNAKKGLEFADIGYVLVSGQTAIAGKGDDLLKNPDVGRLFLGG; this is translated from the coding sequence ATGGCAAATCAATATGAAGTATTAGGAAAAGCTCCAACACCAGAGGATTTAAAAAAATTATCGCCTGAAGAAATTCACTTAACTATAAATAATTTAAATGCTGGTTATGGAAAAATGGAAATTTTGCATAATTTTGATTTATTTGTAAATAAAGCTCAGTCTTTATGTTTGATTGGTCCAAACGGAGCAGGTAAGTCAACTATACTTCATTCAATCTATGGATTTACAAATATTTTTTCTGGTCAGATTGAAATAGAAGGAAAAGAGATTACAAATCTTACTCCTGCTGAAAAATTAAAGTCAGTTGGTATAGCTTATATACTTCAAGATAATTCAGTATTTCCTGACATGACTGTCGAAGAAAACTTGTTAATGGGAGGATATATTAAAGAAAAAACGGATGAGTCATATCAAGAAGCTGAAAGAATTTTTCAAAAATATGAAAGATTAAGAAATAGAAGAAACCAGCCAGCAAAAGTTTTATCAGGTGGTGAAAGAAGATTGCTAGAAATATCTAGAGCGTTAGTTATGAAGCCATCAGTATTGTTAGTAGATGAACCATCGATTGGTTTGGAACCAAGATACATAGATATGGTTTTTGAAATTTTAAGAGATCTTCAAGAAAATGAAAAAAAAACTATTATTCTAGTAGAGCAAAATGCTAAAAAAGGTCTTGAGTTTGCAGATATAGGATATGTTTTGGTGTCGGGACAAACTGCAATTGCAGGAAAGGGAGATGATTTACTTAAAAATCCTGACGTTGGTAGATTGTTCCTTGGTGGATAA